Proteins from one Sphingomonas sp. HF-S4 genomic window:
- a CDS encoding helix-turn-helix transcriptional regulator, whose protein sequence is MGDQIRRDALLARLDEALARRLTLIHAPAGYGKTSLLAQWRARFDEDALLVAWLSLERDDSDPDRLAQYIALALSGVEPGEAMDEGDRIAAGVPSRAALSVIINRIAREKRPVVLILDDLHSAESAGVTDFLQSLIRHAPRNCHFIIASRDYPWLGQSVLAAEEQLLEFTAEDLKFSMTEAEAMLARPDGAPLGGDDVRSLIERSEGWPIALQLTFLSLKRGMDRRRFVDGFSGSSTELARYLSEQVLMSLPEDTQEIVIRTALLDRVTGEAVNLLCDRQDGWLILERLEHQGVLLTPLSPEREAYRYHQLFAGYLRERLARRDAGEARMLHRRLAEWFAGRGEAGEAVSHAIQADDDAMLAGIVENAGGWRLIPQGEQGLIERALAKLPAATVDARPLLVLARLYLDVKFGRMEAARAEYDQLVERAEAVETPPDLLTEIRVVGDVLVEYENVPMTFEDLLGREGLLRTLPADDHLALANVSESLGAKYYEGGWLERAMEPTLKAREHYQALGSPYSDMFTRFHEARIRYAQGRLKEAVTVLAAARGEIERNFGDRSDLAANCAAFEAELLYDQDRAGEAGALLEWALPHMEQFDGWVDVYAAAYFTAARSAAGAGALEEARGLLARAGDVARKRRLRQLELLADLCELELLLAYDSDLEAAQALAARIGLDALADAMSEESPLYRPVAVAATLCRVRLALIDGRHGEALAELAATERWAREHGAGRLLIELNLLQGFGSRAAGDLAKAQAYFDEAVGTAMFQDIVRPFVDAQRFVRQGLEEALAAAPRVDRFRAQFLKNLARALASRRPAAVPAAPDSLSDAEAAILLHLSQGYSNKEIARLIGMSPDTVKYRLKSVFRKIGVTKRRDAVRVSHERGLIAAADPAPAA, encoded by the coding sequence ATGGGCGACCAGATTCGCCGCGACGCGTTGCTCGCGCGGCTCGACGAGGCGCTCGCCCGCCGCCTCACGCTGATCCATGCGCCGGCCGGGTACGGCAAGACCAGCCTGCTCGCGCAGTGGCGCGCACGGTTCGACGAGGACGCGCTGCTGGTTGCGTGGCTGTCGCTCGAGCGCGACGATTCGGATCCTGACCGGCTTGCCCAATATATCGCGCTGGCGCTGAGCGGCGTAGAGCCCGGGGAGGCGATGGACGAGGGCGACCGGATCGCTGCAGGGGTGCCCTCCCGTGCCGCCTTGTCGGTCATCATCAACCGCATCGCGCGCGAGAAGCGCCCGGTGGTGCTGATCCTCGACGATCTGCACTCCGCCGAAAGCGCCGGGGTGACCGATTTCCTCCAGTCGCTGATCCGCCATGCGCCGCGCAACTGCCACTTCATCATCGCCTCGCGCGACTATCCCTGGCTCGGCCAGTCGGTGCTCGCCGCCGAGGAGCAATTGCTCGAATTCACCGCCGAGGATTTGAAGTTCTCGATGACCGAGGCCGAGGCGATGCTCGCCCGGCCTGACGGCGCGCCGCTTGGCGGCGACGATGTCCGCAGCCTGATCGAGCGCAGCGAAGGCTGGCCGATCGCGCTGCAATTGACCTTCCTGTCGCTGAAGCGCGGGATGGATCGCCGCCGCTTCGTCGATGGGTTCAGCGGGTCGAGCACCGAGCTTGCGCGCTATCTGTCCGAACAGGTGCTGATGTCGCTGCCCGAGGACACGCAGGAGATTGTGATCCGCACCGCCTTGCTCGATCGGGTGACCGGCGAGGCAGTGAACCTGCTGTGCGACAGGCAAGATGGCTGGCTGATCCTGGAGAGGCTCGAGCATCAGGGCGTGCTGCTCACGCCGCTCTCGCCCGAGCGCGAGGCGTATCGCTATCATCAGCTCTTTGCGGGCTATCTGCGCGAGCGGCTGGCGCGGCGCGACGCTGGTGAGGCGCGCATGCTCCACCGGCGGCTGGCGGAATGGTTCGCCGGGCGCGGCGAGGCGGGCGAGGCGGTCAGCCACGCGATCCAGGCCGATGACGATGCGATGCTTGCCGGAATCGTCGAGAATGCAGGCGGCTGGCGGCTGATCCCGCAGGGCGAGCAGGGGTTGATTGAGCGTGCGCTGGCCAAGCTGCCTGCGGCCACCGTCGATGCGCGGCCGTTGCTGGTGCTTGCGCGGCTCTATCTCGACGTCAAGTTCGGGCGGATGGAGGCGGCGCGCGCCGAATATGACCAACTGGTCGAGCGTGCGGAGGCGGTGGAGACGCCGCCCGACCTGCTCACCGAGATCCGCGTCGTCGGCGACGTGCTCGTCGAGTATGAGAACGTGCCGATGACGTTCGAAGATCTGCTCGGGCGCGAGGGGCTGCTGCGCACGCTGCCGGCGGACGACCATCTCGCGCTCGCCAATGTCAGCGAATCGCTTGGTGCCAAATATTATGAGGGCGGCTGGCTCGAACGCGCGATGGAGCCGACGCTCAAGGCGCGGGAGCATTACCAGGCGCTCGGTTCGCCCTATAGCGACATGTTCACGCGCTTCCACGAGGCGCGCATCCGCTATGCCCAAGGCCGGTTGAAGGAAGCGGTGACGGTGCTCGCCGCGGCGCGCGGCGAGATCGAGCGCAATTTCGGCGATCGCTCGGACCTCGCCGCCAATTGCGCGGCGTTCGAGGCGGAGCTGCTCTACGATCAGGATCGCGCGGGCGAGGCGGGGGCGCTGCTCGAATGGGCGCTGCCGCACATGGAGCAGTTCGACGGCTGGGTGGACGTCTATGCCGCCGCCTATTTCACGGCGGCACGTTCTGCGGCGGGGGCAGGCGCGCTCGAGGAGGCGCGGGGATTGCTGGCGCGTGCGGGCGACGTCGCGCGCAAGCGTCGATTGCGCCAGCTCGAATTGCTCGCCGACCTCTGCGAGCTCGAATTGCTGCTGGCCTACGATAGCGACCTCGAGGCTGCGCAGGCACTTGCCGCGCGGATCGGGCTCGACGCGCTGGCGGACGCGATGTCGGAGGAATCGCCACTCTACCGCCCGGTCGCGGTCGCCGCGACCTTGTGCCGGGTCCGGCTTGCGCTGATCGACGGGCGGCACGGCGAGGCGCTTGCCGAGCTCGCGGCGACCGAGCGATGGGCGCGCGAGCACGGGGCAGGGCGGCTGCTGATCGAACTCAATTTGCTCCAGGGCTTTGGCAGCCGCGCGGCTGGCGACTTGGCCAAGGCACAGGCCTATTTCGACGAGGCGGTGGGCACGGCGATGTTCCAGGACATCGTCCGGCCGTTCGTCGATGCGCAGCGCTTCGTCCGGCAGGGACTGGAGGAGGCGCTGGCCGCGGCGCCGCGCGTCGATCGCTTCCGCGCGCAGTTCCTCAAGAACCTCGCACGGGCGCTGGCCAGCCGCCGCCCCGCCGCGGTGCCGGCCGCGCCGGACAGCTTGAGCGATGCGGAAGCGGCGATCCTGCTCCATCTGAGCCAGGGGTATTCGAACAAGGAAATCGCCCGGCTGATCGGCATGTCGCCCGATACGGTGAAATATCGCCTCAAATCGGTGTTTCGTAAGATTGGTGTCACGAAACGGCGCGATGCGGTGCGCGTCTCGCACGAACGCGGCCTGATCGCCGCGGCGGACCCGGCGCCGGCAGCCTGA
- a CDS encoding TonB-dependent siderophore receptor: MAQRLVSGISRTRQLRRGLLTACALVAWSGTAMAQEAGEPDEDIIVTGERALSGTKTDTPVTEIPQSVSVITAEDFTDRAAVNLQDVIRYSAGATPELNGVDTRGDFLAVRGTGAEQYLDGLNRMPGFIYGGRLEIFTIERAELLRGPSSTLYGGGGAGGILNSISKRPQETFGGEMGIIYGTDDYKQAQIDVTGPLVDGVSARLVGMVRDADLQQKGQKNDRIVVMPSVTLRPGPDTEVTFIGLYQRDKLGSQTYLPTSKTVDGSGATKISDDFYLGEPDYNHTHSSHYAFSLLVSHRFSDNLAFNSRNRAFEQDTDYQEVFGYTGFGGAYADAGRTIANRAWYLNRAKYTGLNSDNNLVLTFGTGPLEHQILGGFDYTEFREDKEEGFGQAPGLNLYNPVYGVPFASGVGWMTDTKNSQTGFYFQDQIRAWDRVSLVFGARHDDVKSNVNNVQLEGNKAWTFRAGIIADVVKGVSPYFNYSESFLPVFGSNFFGVAYVPRSGRQYEAGIKFQPTSRMLFTVAAYDIEEQNVLIADPNELQNFIQGGSTRSRGIEAEANVKLPGNLDLTASYSYTRAEYLVADGRLRGDRRENLPEHQASAWASKRFDLGGDLALKLGAGVRYQSDKVSFDQLYRVDPVTLADAMAELSYGKWSLSVNGSNIFNERVYTNCSYGGAPVNEGYCYLGKDRTVLGTLRRRF, from the coding sequence ATGGCACAGCGACTGGTTTCGGGAATTTCGAGGACGCGGCAGCTCAGGCGGGGGCTGCTGACGGCCTGCGCGCTGGTCGCATGGTCGGGCACGGCGATGGCGCAGGAGGCCGGCGAGCCCGATGAGGACATCATCGTCACCGGCGAGCGCGCGCTTTCGGGCACGAAGACCGACACCCCGGTCACCGAGATCCCCCAGTCGGTGAGCGTGATCACCGCCGAGGACTTCACCGATCGTGCGGCGGTCAACCTCCAGGACGTCATCCGCTACAGCGCGGGCGCCACTCCCGAGCTCAACGGCGTCGATACCCGCGGCGACTTCCTCGCGGTGCGCGGCACCGGCGCCGAGCAGTATCTCGACGGCCTCAACCGCATGCCAGGCTTCATCTATGGCGGCCGGCTCGAGATCTTCACCATCGAGCGCGCCGAGCTGCTGCGCGGGCCTTCGTCGACGCTGTACGGCGGCGGCGGCGCGGGCGGCATCCTCAATTCGATCAGCAAGCGTCCGCAGGAGACGTTCGGCGGCGAGATGGGGATCATCTATGGCACCGACGACTACAAGCAGGCGCAGATCGACGTCACCGGCCCGCTGGTCGACGGCGTCTCGGCGCGCCTGGTCGGCATGGTTCGCGATGCGGACTTGCAGCAGAAGGGGCAGAAGAACGATCGCATCGTCGTGATGCCGTCGGTCACGCTGCGTCCCGGTCCGGACACCGAAGTGACTTTCATCGGCCTGTACCAGCGCGACAAGCTGGGCAGCCAGACCTATCTGCCGACCAGCAAGACCGTCGACGGCAGCGGCGCGACCAAGATCTCCGACGATTTCTACCTCGGCGAGCCGGACTATAATCACACGCATTCGAGCCACTATGCGTTCTCGCTGCTGGTCTCGCATCGCTTCAGCGACAACCTCGCGTTCAACAGCCGCAACCGCGCGTTCGAGCAGGACACGGATTACCAGGAAGTGTTCGGCTATACCGGCTTCGGCGGCGCCTATGCCGATGCCGGCCGCACGATCGCCAACCGAGCCTGGTATCTGAACCGCGCCAAGTACACCGGGCTCAACAGCGACAACAATCTGGTGCTGACCTTCGGCACCGGCCCGCTCGAGCACCAGATCCTCGGCGGGTTCGATTATACCGAGTTCCGCGAGGACAAGGAGGAGGGATTCGGCCAGGCGCCGGGGCTCAACCTGTACAACCCGGTCTATGGCGTGCCGTTCGCATCGGGCGTGGGCTGGATGACCGACACCAAGAACTCGCAGACCGGATTCTACTTCCAGGATCAGATCCGCGCCTGGGACCGCGTCTCGCTGGTGTTCGGCGCGCGGCACGACGATGTGAAGTCGAACGTCAACAACGTGCAGCTCGAAGGCAACAAGGCGTGGACCTTCCGCGCCGGGATCATCGCCGACGTGGTCAAGGGCGTGTCGCCGTACTTCAACTATTCCGAATCGTTCCTGCCGGTGTTCGGATCCAACTTCTTCGGCGTGGCCTATGTGCCCCGGAGCGGTCGCCAATATGAGGCGGGCATCAAGTTCCAGCCGACCTCGCGGATGCTGTTCACCGTCGCGGCGTACGACATCGAGGAACAGAATGTCCTGATCGCTGATCCGAACGAGCTGCAGAACTTCATCCAGGGCGGATCGACTCGCTCGCGCGGCATCGAGGCGGAAGCCAATGTGAAGCTGCCCGGCAATCTCGATCTGACTGCGTCGTACAGCTACACCCGCGCGGAGTATCTGGTGGCCGATGGCCGGCTGCGCGGCGACCGTCGCGAGAACCTGCCCGAGCATCAGGCGTCGGCCTGGGCGTCGAAGCGGTTCGATCTGGGCGGCGACCTCGCCCTCAAGCTCGGCGCCGGCGTGCGCTACCAGAGCGACAAGGTCAGCTTCGACCAGCTCTACCGCGTCGATCCGGTGACGCTGGCCGACGCGATGGCCGAGCTGAGCTACGGCAAATGGTCGCTCTCGGTGAACGGCTCGAACATCTTCAACGAGCGCGTCTACACCAATTGCAGCTATGGTGGCGCGCCGGTCAACGAGGGCTATTGCTACCTCGGCAAGGACCGCACGGTCCTCGGCACGTTGCGCCGTCGCTTCTGA
- a CDS encoding amidohydrolase: MHRTATSPVLRLLLGGAALLAIGAGPAPKGPTADLILTNARVYTVEEGQPWAEAVAIKDGKILAVGSAKQIAARKGAATKVVDMGGKFVMPAFGDAHAHPIFGGMSHARCSLHSGNTIEDYQRLIKACVDKTPGTGTIFGSGWNQTLFPPKGIPNKSFLDAVSKDRPLIFESDGHTLWVNSKALELAKITRDTPDPKNGTIDRDEKGEPIGALEESAMALVEPLIPAPTPADLEGAITYTARFFNSLGITSWHDASVEWDKNGSKALDAYQAAKARGTLTVHTAMDWHWNNDRGMDQLGDILKLSAKAKEIGLTANGVKFFIDGVIPQQTAAMLEPYEGTDVKGATQIAPDTLAQAVAALDAKGMQSHFHAIGDAGVRQALDAVEKVRGQNAAHDTRPMMSHMNVIDPADQVRFGKLGVAAIFQPLWACDEAYMRLTIERIGPKRSGYIYPANSIRKGGGLVAYGADWSVASANPLEGIEVALTRVAPGGTSAPLIATEAVTLEQALRSYTLNVAYVNHLEKLTGSIVAGKSADIIVLDKDLFRIPVQQIHQTKVLLTLFQGRAVFGKLDSVAR, from the coding sequence ATGCACCGCACCGCCACCTCGCCTGTCCTCCGCCTGCTGCTCGGGGGCGCCGCGCTGCTCGCGATCGGCGCCGGCCCGGCGCCCAAGGGCCCGACCGCCGACCTGATCCTCACCAATGCGCGCGTCTATACCGTCGAAGAGGGCCAGCCCTGGGCCGAGGCGGTGGCGATCAAGGATGGCAAGATCCTCGCGGTCGGATCGGCGAAGCAGATCGCGGCGCGCAAGGGCGCGGCGACCAAGGTGGTCGATATGGGCGGCAAGTTCGTCATGCCCGCGTTCGGCGACGCGCATGCGCACCCGATCTTCGGCGGCATGAGCCATGCGCGCTGCTCGCTCCATTCGGGCAATACGATCGAGGACTATCAGCGCCTGATCAAGGCGTGCGTCGACAAGACCCCGGGCACCGGAACGATCTTCGGATCGGGCTGGAACCAGACGCTGTTCCCGCCCAAGGGCATTCCCAACAAGTCGTTCCTCGATGCGGTGTCGAAGGATCGGCCGCTGATCTTCGAATCCGATGGCCACACGCTGTGGGTGAACTCGAAGGCGCTCGAGCTCGCCAAGATCACCCGCGACACGCCGGACCCCAAGAACGGCACGATCGACCGCGACGAGAAGGGCGAGCCGATCGGCGCGCTCGAGGAATCGGCGATGGCGTTGGTCGAGCCGCTGATCCCGGCGCCGACGCCCGCCGATCTCGAAGGCGCGATCACGTATACCGCGCGCTTCTTCAACAGCCTGGGCATCACCTCGTGGCACGACGCCTCGGTCGAGTGGGACAAGAACGGCAGCAAGGCGCTCGACGCGTATCAGGCCGCCAAAGCCCGCGGCACGCTCACGGTCCACACCGCGATGGACTGGCACTGGAACAACGACCGTGGAATGGACCAGCTCGGCGACATCCTCAAGCTTTCGGCGAAAGCAAAGGAGATCGGGCTAACTGCCAATGGCGTGAAGTTCTTCATCGACGGCGTGATCCCGCAGCAGACCGCGGCGATGCTCGAACCCTATGAGGGCACCGACGTCAAGGGCGCCACCCAGATCGCGCCCGATACGCTGGCGCAAGCGGTGGCGGCGCTCGACGCGAAGGGCATGCAGTCGCATTTCCACGCGATCGGCGATGCCGGCGTGCGCCAGGCGCTCGACGCGGTCGAGAAGGTTCGCGGCCAGAACGCCGCGCACGACACGCGGCCGATGATGTCGCACATGAACGTGATCGATCCCGCCGACCAGGTGCGCTTCGGCAAGCTTGGCGTCGCGGCGATCTTCCAGCCGCTCTGGGCCTGCGACGAAGCCTATATGCGGCTCACGATCGAGCGGATCGGGCCCAAGCGCTCAGGGTACATCTATCCCGCCAACAGCATCCGCAAGGGCGGCGGGCTGGTCGCCTATGGCGCCGACTGGTCGGTCGCTTCGGCCAATCCGCTCGAAGGAATCGAAGTGGCGCTCACTCGCGTCGCACCGGGCGGCACGTCTGCGCCCTTGATCGCGACCGAGGCGGTGACCCTCGAACAGGCGCTGCGCTCCTACACGCTTAACGTCGCCTATGTGAACCATCTCGAAAAGCTGACCGGTTCGATCGTGGCTGGGAAGAGCGCCGACATCATCGTACTCGACAAGGACCTGTTCCGCATCCCGGTGCAGCAGATCCACCAGACCAAGGTGCTGCTGACGCTATTCCAGGGCCGTGCGGTGTTCGGCAAGCTCGACAGCGTGGCGCGCTGA
- a CDS encoding FMN-binding negative transcriptional regulator: protein MSRYAPRRPGDVARFVRSEMLGLVVTHDAQGYISTPLPLLAETGEDGAVHTIIGHFAKANPHVARVEANPQALISFLGPHGYIGPAAVSKPGWAPSWNYQLAQFEVEIALEPDQGDAAIRLLVDALEQDFPQPWTPEQMGERYSRLTPHVVAFRAQVIRQSARFKLGQDEDRETFREIVDALGDTPLAHAMLDQAQY, encoded by the coding sequence ATGAGCCGCTATGCCCCCCGCCGCCCCGGCGACGTCGCCAGGTTCGTGCGAAGCGAGATGCTTGGTCTCGTCGTCACGCACGACGCGCAGGGCTATATCTCGACGCCGCTGCCGCTTCTCGCCGAAACCGGCGAGGACGGCGCGGTGCATACGATCATCGGCCATTTCGCCAAGGCCAACCCGCACGTCGCGCGAGTCGAGGCGAACCCGCAGGCGCTGATCAGCTTCCTCGGGCCGCACGGCTATATCGGGCCGGCGGCGGTTTCGAAGCCGGGCTGGGCGCCGAGCTGGAACTATCAACTCGCCCAGTTCGAAGTCGAGATCGCGCTCGAACCCGATCAGGGCGATGCCGCGATCCGCTTGCTGGTCGATGCGCTCGAGCAGGATTTCCCCCAGCCCTGGACGCCGGAGCAGATGGGCGAGCGCTATTCCCGCCTCACGCCGCATGTCGTCGCGTTCCGCGCGCAGGTCATCCGTCAAAGCGCGCGGTTCAAGCTCGGCCAGGACGAGGATCGCGAGACCTTCCGCGAGATCGTCGATGCGCTGGGCGACACCCCGCTGGCGCACGCGATGCTCGACCAAGCGCAGTATTGA
- the metE gene encoding 5-methyltetrahydropteroyltriglutamate--homocysteine S-methyltransferase, with protein MTITVATLGFPRIGPRRELKHALEAHWAGKIGEAELLDAASGLRTAAWARQKALGADWLPSNDFSLYDHVLDTSVMLGAIPERYRSADGEAGLATYFAMARGTTGDDHGACSHGSVTACEMTKWFDTNYHYLVPELVAGQKLALNRLKIVDEYREAKAQRYETRPVLLGPVTWLSLAKGRGVDPFDYLDEVLGLYSVILGHLAQVGAEWVQIDEPVLVLDLDDKQRRALTRAYARLSRSGPKLMLTTYFGGLGENLSFAAALPVAGLHVDLVRAPEQLDAVLKAAPKSLLLSLGVIDGRNVWLADLDALLARIEPIAATRDLVLAPSCSLLHVPVDLALEKKLDPEVTQWLAFAVQKIEELALLKRALNNGRGSVAGELAEASQAAASRKASPQVHNPQVRERVAGVTAAMEARQSEIGVRTAAQAAVLGLPAFPTTTIGSFPQTGEVRNARARFNRGELDAAAYEAFLREETERTIAWQEEIGLDMLVHGEFERNDMVQYFGEQLSGFAFTINGWVQSYGSRCVRPPILFGDVSRPKPMTVAWWRYAQSLTEKPVKGMLTGPVTILNWSFVRDDQPRAESCRQIALAIRDEVTDLEAAGCKAIQIDEAALREGLTLRRKDWAGYLDWAVAAFRLSAAGVGDATQIHTHMCYSEFNDILPAIGAMEADVISIETARSQMELLEGFAAYRYPGAIGPGVYDIHAPRVPGEAEMVSLMRLAQAHLRPEQLWVNPDCGLKTRNWAEVKPAIEGMVAAARTLRAG; from the coding sequence ATGACCATTACCGTTGCTACCTTGGGGTTTCCCCGCATCGGCCCGCGCCGTGAGCTCAAGCACGCGCTAGAGGCGCATTGGGCGGGCAAGATCGGCGAGGCCGAGCTGCTCGACGCCGCATCGGGGCTGCGCACCGCCGCCTGGGCGCGGCAGAAGGCGCTGGGCGCCGACTGGCTGCCCTCAAACGACTTCTCGCTCTACGATCACGTGCTCGACACCAGCGTGATGCTGGGGGCGATCCCCGAGCGCTATCGCAGCGCCGATGGCGAGGCGGGGCTGGCGACCTATTTCGCCATGGCGCGCGGCACAACCGGGGACGATCACGGCGCGTGCAGCCATGGCAGCGTCACCGCGTGCGAGATGACCAAGTGGTTCGACACCAATTATCATTATCTCGTCCCTGAGTTGGTCGCCGGGCAGAAGCTGGCGCTCAACCGGCTCAAGATCGTCGACGAATATCGCGAGGCCAAGGCGCAGCGCTATGAAACGCGCCCAGTGCTGCTCGGACCGGTGACCTGGCTGAGCCTCGCCAAGGGCCGGGGCGTCGATCCCTTCGACTATCTCGATGAAGTCCTGGGGCTCTATTCGGTAATCCTCGGACATCTGGCGCAGGTCGGTGCCGAATGGGTGCAGATCGACGAGCCGGTGCTGGTGCTCGATCTCGATGACAAACAGCGTCGCGCGCTGACCCGCGCCTATGCCAGGCTGTCGCGCTCGGGTCCCAAGCTGATGCTGACCACCTATTTCGGCGGGCTCGGCGAAAATCTCTCCTTTGCGGCGGCGCTGCCGGTGGCGGGGCTGCATGTCGACCTGGTGCGCGCGCCCGAGCAGCTCGACGCGGTGCTCAAGGCCGCGCCGAAGTCGCTGCTGCTGTCGCTCGGGGTGATCGACGGGCGCAACGTGTGGCTCGCCGACCTCGACGCGCTGCTCGCGCGGATCGAGCCGATCGCGGCGACGCGGGACCTGGTGCTCGCGCCGTCCTGCTCGCTGCTCCACGTGCCGGTCGATCTGGCGCTGGAGAAGAAGCTCGATCCGGAGGTGACGCAGTGGCTCGCCTTTGCGGTGCAGAAGATCGAGGAGCTGGCGTTGCTCAAGCGGGCGCTCAACAACGGGCGCGGCAGCGTTGCCGGCGAACTGGCCGAAGCCTCGCAGGCCGCGGCGAGCCGCAAGGCGTCGCCGCAAGTGCACAACCCGCAGGTCCGCGAGCGGGTGGCCGGGGTGACGGCGGCGATGGAGGCGCGGCAGTCGGAGATTGGCGTGCGGACTGCGGCGCAGGCGGCGGTGCTTGGCCTGCCGGCGTTTCCGACGACGACAATCGGGTCGTTTCCGCAGACCGGTGAGGTGCGCAATGCCCGGGCGCGGTTCAACCGGGGCGAGCTCGACGCGGCAGCGTACGAGGCCTTCCTGCGGGAGGAGACCGAGCGGACGATCGCCTGGCAGGAGGAAATCGGGCTCGACATGCTCGTCCATGGCGAGTTCGAGCGGAACGACATGGTCCAGTATTTCGGCGAGCAGCTTTCGGGGTTTGCCTTCACCATCAATGGCTGGGTCCAGTCCTATGGCTCGCGCTGCGTGCGACCGCCGATCCTGTTCGGCGACGTTTCGCGGCCCAAGCCGATGACGGTCGCGTGGTGGCGCTATGCGCAGAGCCTCACGGAAAAGCCGGTCAAGGGGATGCTCACCGGGCCGGTGACGATCCTCAACTGGTCGTTCGTCCGCGACGACCAGCCTCGGGCGGAGTCGTGCAGGCAGATCGCCCTGGCGATCCGCGACGAAGTGACCGACCTGGAAGCCGCCGGGTGCAAGGCGATCCAGATCGACGAGGCGGCGCTGCGGGAAGGGTTGACGCTGCGGCGCAAGGATTGGGCCGGGTATCTCGACTGGGCGGTCGCCGCGTTCCGGCTGTCCGCCGCGGGGGTGGGGGATGCCACCCAGATCCACACCCATATGTGCTACTCCGAGTTCAACGACATCCTGCCGGCGATCGGGGCGATGGAAGCCGATGTGATCTCGATCGAAACCGCGCGGTCGCAGATGGAATTGCTCGAGGGGTTTGCGGCGTATCGCTATCCCGGCGCGATCGGGCCGGGGGTGTACGATATCCATGCGCCGCGGGTACCCGGCGAGGCCGAGATGGTCAGCCTGATGCGGCTGGCGCAGGCGCATCTACGGCCTGAGCAGCTTTGGGTGAACCCGGATTGCGGGCTCAAGACGCGGAACTGGGCGGAAGTGAAGCCAGCGATCGAGGGGATGGTCGCGGCGGCGCGGACCTTGCGGGCGGGGTGA